In Setaria viridis chromosome 5, Setaria_viridis_v4.0, whole genome shotgun sequence, the genomic stretch TGGAGCCGGTGATGCGTGCAAACCAACCGCTGCATTTGTCCGTACGTTTCCAACACATTGCTAGCACGACTATAGCTAGCCATTGTGATACACGAGCTTAGTCTTGCGTGCTGCACATGCATGGGGGTTAAAACAAAAGACCGGAGGTAGTTGAAGTCGGAATTCATATGATCTTCCAACTTTGAGGGAGAGAGCCGGAGACTGTTTCTTGATCTGCCGCGTTGCTGCTACTCAAGTCATCTCTCCGTTTTTACTATGTTCCCTGTTTTTCacgagaaaggaaaaaaagggatGCAGCAGAGATTTGCTGAGATTTTCTTGAACTAGAGAAAGAAGAACGGACGCTGTGCGTACGCTAAACGAGGTGGAATTAAGAAGTAGATTGAGCAGCTAGCATGTCAACACGCTCTCGGAAAATTATTAACATGCAAGTCCATGCCAACCAACAACTACGCCTACGCGCTAGTCTAGTCACACGTACACACTTCTTTTCACTTCTTCTTGGTGGTCATCGTCTTGACGATGGCCTCGAGCACCTTGATGCGCCCGTCCTTGTACCTGAGCTCGTCCTCCAGCTCCCGCAGCTTCTCGCCCTGCATCTcgctcgtcctcgccgtcgcctggagccccgccgccgcctcgcgctcgCGCCCCTCGGCGTGCcgcgcgcccgcctccgccgcctcggccccgTCCTTCGCCGCGTCCACCTCCCGCCGCAGCGCGTCCGCGCGCTCCCGCAGCCGCTCGATCTTCTCGCGGCGTGACGACGTCGCCGCGGACGACGGGCGCTCCAGCAGGCCCTCCCTAAGCGACGCAGCCGTCTCCCCGCcggggctcgccggcgcggTCGTCGGCAGGGCCGACATTATCGATGGACGTAGGAATTCTGGATGACGCCTGCTTGCAGTCTTTGATTTCGACGAGCAGCCGGCGCGTACGTCGGTACACCGTCTACGTTTATATCACACGACGATGCAGGAAGCTTTGTTCCTGAGCGTGCCGGCTCGCCGGTTTGGTTTCCTAGTCGGACGCCAAACGAAGATGCCCTGGCTGTCCCCGGATCCGATTCGGAAACACCAAAAACGTTTGGGAAGCACGGAACAGGCCGGCAAAAGGCCTCAAACCTACCAGCCTAGGCCGTGGCCCGTGGGCTGCAGTGACTTCCGGTCCATCTGCGCTGGGTTCGTTGGGCTGCCCAGAAGAGTAAGTTTCGGCCGTGCGAAAACGTTTTCGGGCCCAGAAAGGAGTAATTTTTTTCGTTCTGAGCATGACTTCACTGCTACCTccaccccacacacacacaaaaaaaagaagaagaagaagctttACTACTACGTGGTTTCGTTGCAGTGATCATCAAGATTatgcagaaaaaaaaaccagCAATAGATGACCagggaaaaaaatcatttgCAAGACGATGGTCAACGGAGCTGATGCGATGTCCATTACCAAAACAACGGCATTACAAAACTAGGGCAATTATAATCTGCCCACGGTTAGTATGTACTGGTGATACTTTGATAGCGAGGATCATGCTGGTGGTGCATTTTTCAATTTTTAAGAGGTCATGGTGCGCTCATTGGCTTTAGTGAGCAGAGCCTGACACCAACTTACACTTGGCGCCTTCAGTGACTAAACAATGTGCATAATGCAGTCATGCAGATCAAGGCGCAATGTGCATTCCAGTGCTGAATGACTTTATCCCCATGACTAAACGTTCTCATCCTGAATCCACATAGGCCAATCTGTGGTGCCACCACCtgtgaattttttttgggaATTATTTGATGACCCATCGCTAAGGAAGTGGCCTGATGTGGATTCAGAGTAGGCATATCCTCATATAATGTGCCGGCTGAGTTCATCAACTTTTTCTCAAAGGCAATGCTCATCGACGCAGCTGGTTATCAAGGTTGCTGAGTCGCTGACTGACGCAAACGCAACATTCGCCTTCTTTCCAGCAAAGTTTATAAAGATTTTACTTTGCGCATAGTGCGGAGAAACAAAAGCTACGAACATAGGTTGTCGTCAATCTCAGCTGCAGGCCGGAATAGCTTTCTCGACGAATGATCTGAGCTGTTGATCGAGGGCATTGCTAATTTTCTCAGGCTACCCAATTGAATTTCATGCAGCCATGCCTTTTGCTTCTTGTGCTGTACCCACTCAAGTCATTGTGCAATTCAGCTATGCCTCAGCTCAGGGAGTATAAATAGCTAACGTCCACTTCAGGCAAGCAAAGCCATTCTAGCAGTTTTTGTCAGATATACCCTCTGTCCACCTGAAGACTGAAACCATCTCTGCACGGCAAGAATGGTTCCTAACACAGTCCGTGTAGCAGTTGGAATTCTTGGTACTCCTCATCTGCATGTCCTTTTGAAGTCATTTGTTTTCATGAATGGCTGTAAAACAAGTCTCTCCTTGTTGCAGGAAATGCTGCTTCTATGCTCCTCTATGCAGCACCAATGTACGTGTCATATTCAGAAGTACTATGCATGATCAGAAATTGATACAACCTATGCAATCTTTGCTTATGCTCTGCGACTGATGTTTCACAGATTGACATTCAGAAGGGTGGTAAAGAAGGGCAATGTAGAGGAGTTCTCATGCGTGCCTTACATACTAGCGCTGTTCAACTGCCTCCTGTACACCTGGTATGGGCTTCCTGTAGTGAGCTCTGGATGGGAAAATTTCCCAGTTTCTACCATCAATGGAGTGGGCATCCTGCTTGAGATCACATTCATCAGCATATACATATGGTTTGCGCCAAGTAAAAAGAAGGCAAGTGATCTACGGCGCATTATTCTATTTTATTTCATATGTATCGATATGTGTAAACTGCTGAACACAGTTAACACcatcttagttttttttttgttgcagagGTTTGCCTTGCaattggtgattcctgttgtgACATTATTTGGCTTGACAGCATTCTTCTCAAGCTTTATGGTCCATACGCACCGTATGCGCAAGGTTTTTGTTGGTAGTGTTGGTTTAGTTGCTTCCATATCCATGTACAGCTCTCCAATGGTAGCTGCAGTGAGTATCAAGTATATATTACCTACACAATTAGATAGCAATTGgtgatttttttatataattggCAGTTGGTGATTAAACCTTGTCCTGAATAAACAAAGGCTCAGTCTGAACCTGTTATGTAAAAGCTCCAATTCACCAACTGTCATCGAAGTAGTGGTACAGAAACCAAATCAGATTAATTAAGAAATCATGTACTACTAAAAGGCATTAATTTTCACTCCAGAGACATTCATGTGTATTGCAGTTTCATAATCAAAGGTTTTCCGAACTGAACTTGTCACTGCAGAAGCAAGTCATAACGACGAAAAGCGTGGAGTTCATGCCATTGTACCTGTCACTGTTCTCCTTCCTGTCCAGCGCTCTGTGGATGATATATGGGCTCCTTGGGAAGGATCTGTTCATCGCGGTTAGTGCAAGATCCTGATCATGTTCACTGATATAAGATGGAACTCGTTTAAACCGATCATCACTCTCTGATGTTTCACTTTCACATACTTCAGTCTCCAAACTTCGTCGGCGTTCCAATGGGCATTCTTCAGCTGGTGCTGTACTGCATCTACAGGAGAAGCGACGGGGCAGCTGGAAAGCTCCATGCCACCGCCATCGATCAGGAGAAGGGTCTGAAAGCAGTGGTAGCCATGCATCCGCAGGAGTTAGGTGGAACGAAGCCGGAGGCGGAGGGTCAGAAATGAGCTTGATGTGCTTTTCTCTGAAACTGGTAGCAGCATAGGTGCAGAACGAAGCTGCCTGCCTTCTTCCTTCAGAAACGTTGCCAGAATCTAGCCTGCAGCCCACAGCCCATTGCATTGGTCCAACCCCCCGCCCGTTGGGCCACTTTGTGTAGAGGTCCG encodes the following:
- the LOC117855759 gene encoding bidirectional sugar transporter SWEET3b; this translates as MVPNTVRVAVGILGNAASMLLYAAPILTFRRVVKKGNVEEFSCVPYILALFNCLLYTWYGLPVVSSGWENFPVSTINGVGILLEITFISIYIWFAPSKKKRFALQLVIPVVTLFGLTAFFSSFMVHTHRMRKVFVGSVGLVASISMYSSPMVAAKQVITTKSVEFMPLYLSLFSFLSSALWMIYGLLGKDLFIASPNFVGVPMGILQLVLYCIYRRSDGAAGKLHATAIDQEKGLKAVVAMHPQELGGTKPEAEGQK